In Streptomyces liangshanensis, the DNA window CCGCTGCGGGCGATGAACTGCGTGTAGATGCCGTACGCGGCGCCGAAGAGCAACGGCACCCGCCAGCCCCGTAGGGAGACGTGCGGCCGCGTGCGGATTGCAGCGTGTGCCATGGCAGGAGGCTCCTTCCCTCACACACCCCCACCTCTCCAGGGCACACCAGCGGCCGGGGACCGGCAACTCAGAAGGAGTACGGGTCAGAAGGAGTACGGGCCGAACCTGCCCCACGCCACCAGCGCCGCCACGATCACCAGGACGACGTTGAAGACGACGTGCCGGGTCTCCGCGCGCCTGCCGTGCACGACGGCCGCGATCGCCATGACCACCGCGAGGCCGGTGGCGGCGAGCGGCACCAGGACGGGCGCGATGTCGAGGGCGGCCGGGAGTATCAGCCCGAGCGCGCCGAGCACCTCGACCACGCCGATGAACTTGAGCGCGGCGGGCGAGAAGTCCTCGGCCCAGGCGCCGCTGCTCTCCACGACCTTCGGTTTGGGCTGGAGCGCCTTGCCCGCGCCCGAGGCGAGGAAGAGGAGGGCGAGGAGCGAGGCGACGATCCACAGGGTGATGTTC includes these proteins:
- a CDS encoding DoxX family protein; this translates as MNITLWIVASLLALLFLASGAGKALQPKPKVVESSGAWAEDFSPAALKFIGVVEVLGALGLILPAALDIAPVLVPLAATGLAVVMAIAAVVHGRRAETRHVVFNVVLVIVAALVAWGRFGPYSF